A DNA window from Chiroxiphia lanceolata isolate bChiLan1 chromosome 6, bChiLan1.pri, whole genome shotgun sequence contains the following coding sequences:
- the OLFML1 gene encoding olfactomedin-like protein 1 isoform X2 — translation MLNASCDHMLAGIKSLKIVKKTGDKHGSWMKDPGKKHTKIYLLNGSVNNVIFEFANIMTFMENNQTLSARRVTLPFPWEGTGHVIYQGFLFYHRYGSLNEIIKFNIQSRKVADQMLLPGAGRIPAYQLSPHTKIDLAIDEQGLWAIHAEPETGGNIVITKINHITMAVEHTWDTPCSSKDAEAAFMACNTLYVVYNSPSGGTSRIRCVYDVLDAVNTYEIPALHFPRRQGSHSTIHYNPKEKQLFAWGDGSQIIYKLRTQQKI, via the exons ATGCTTAATGCAA GTTGTGACCACATGCTTGCAGGTATTAAGTCCCTAAAGATAGTTAAGAAGACTGGAGATAAGCATGGCTCTTGGATGAAAGATCCTGGCAAAAAGCATACgaagatttatttattaaatggttctgtaaataatgttatttttgaaTTTGCAAATATAATGACATTCATGGAAAACAATCAGACACTGAGTGCTCGCAGAGTCACATTGCCATTTCCCTGGGAAGGAACTGGCCACGTCATATATCAGGGTTTCCTCTTCTATCATAGATATGGTTCCTTAAATGAGATTATTAAATTCAATATACAGAGCAGAAAAGTAGCTGACCAAATGCTACTGCCAGGGGCTGGAAGGATTCCTGCCTATCAGCTTtcaccacacacaaaaatagaTCTTGCCATTGATGAGCAAGGGCTCTGGGCAATCCATGCAGAGCCAGAGACTGGAGGAAACATTGTCATTACTAAAATCAACCACATAACTATGGCAGTGGAGCACACCTGGGATACACCCTGCAGCAGCAAGGATGCTGAAGCAGCTTTCATGGCATGCAACACACTCTACGTTGTCTACAACTCTCCCAGCGGAGGCACCTCTCGCATACGATGTGTTTATGATGTTTTGGATGCTGTAAACACCTATGAAATCCCAGCACTGCATTTCCCAAGACGCCAGGGGAGCCATTCCACTATACATTACAACCCCAAAGAAAAGCAACTCTTCGCTTGGGGTGATGGATCCCAGATCATTTACAAGCTTCGCACGCAGCAGAAAATTTAG
- the OLFML1 gene encoding olfactomedin-like protein 1 isoform X1, which produces MQLIHCYSASKFYGTMGVLQVQLLLVPFLTSTLGAAQYLVQDAALMNYMDRRFLSLEKRLEKCNQDILDYVDEFRDFSKMALSRLAGLNSYKAEVKREVQNLLTRIERAQRDIDYFGSVTDSNPCIEVHEDLVKQQLLEEAEGKKKLKLMLNASCDHMLAGIKSLKIVKKTGDKHGSWMKDPGKKHTKIYLLNGSVNNVIFEFANIMTFMENNQTLSARRVTLPFPWEGTGHVIYQGFLFYHRYGSLNEIIKFNIQSRKVADQMLLPGAGRIPAYQLSPHTKIDLAIDEQGLWAIHAEPETGGNIVITKINHITMAVEHTWDTPCSSKDAEAAFMACNTLYVVYNSPSGGTSRIRCVYDVLDAVNTYEIPALHFPRRQGSHSTIHYNPKEKQLFAWGDGSQIIYKLRTQQKI; this is translated from the exons atgcaattAATTCACTGCTATTCTGCTTCAAAATTTTATGGCACAATGGGAGTCCTGCAAGTCCAACTTTTGTTAGTTCCCTTCCTCACGAGCACCCTGGGAGCAGCGCAGTACCTGGTGCAGGATGCGGCGCTGATGAACTACATGGACCGGCGTTTCCTCTCCCTGGAG AAGAGGCTGGAAAAATGCAACCAAGACATACTGGATTACGTGGACGAATTCCGAGACTTTTCAAAGATGGCACTGTCGCGCCTGGCGGGACTGAACTCTTATAAGGCTGAGGTTAAAAGGGAAGTACAGAATTTGCTCACAAGAATTGAACGAGCACAAAGGGACATTGACTATTTTGGATCTGTCACAGATTCTAACCCATGCATAGAAGTGCACGAAGACCTGgtgaaacagcagctgcttgaagaggcagaaggaaaaaagaaacttaaactCATGCTTAATGCAA GTTGTGACCACATGCTTGCAGGTATTAAGTCCCTAAAGATAGTTAAGAAGACTGGAGATAAGCATGGCTCTTGGATGAAAGATCCTGGCAAAAAGCATACgaagatttatttattaaatggttctgtaaataatgttatttttgaaTTTGCAAATATAATGACATTCATGGAAAACAATCAGACACTGAGTGCTCGCAGAGTCACATTGCCATTTCCCTGGGAAGGAACTGGCCACGTCATATATCAGGGTTTCCTCTTCTATCATAGATATGGTTCCTTAAATGAGATTATTAAATTCAATATACAGAGCAGAAAAGTAGCTGACCAAATGCTACTGCCAGGGGCTGGAAGGATTCCTGCCTATCAGCTTtcaccacacacaaaaatagaTCTTGCCATTGATGAGCAAGGGCTCTGGGCAATCCATGCAGAGCCAGAGACTGGAGGAAACATTGTCATTACTAAAATCAACCACATAACTATGGCAGTGGAGCACACCTGGGATACACCCTGCAGCAGCAAGGATGCTGAAGCAGCTTTCATGGCATGCAACACACTCTACGTTGTCTACAACTCTCCCAGCGGAGGCACCTCTCGCATACGATGTGTTTATGATGTTTTGGATGCTGTAAACACCTATGAAATCCCAGCACTGCATTTCCCAAGACGCCAGGGGAGCCATTCCACTATACATTACAACCCCAAAGAAAAGCAACTCTTCGCTTGGGGTGATGGATCCCAGATCATTTACAAGCTTCGCACGCAGCAGAAAATTTAG